From a region of the Gossypium raimondii isolate GPD5lz chromosome 10, ASM2569854v1, whole genome shotgun sequence genome:
- the LOC128034031 gene encoding lectin-like protein At1g53070, translating into MATFSIHSYPFSFNLQILIFLFFTAKPVSSFALQNNPNFDPYISLFGDARVENGSSNVILTRSHAPSSGLLLLDKPFKFVGEPVSFSTEFTFSLSPGNADGLALVFVPNGFQARFTSQGSFGLFGENMYLGIEFDTQKDDKVGDFNANHIGIDINSLESIKVSNLSSSSMVLNNGEPLKSWVDYDSSSKLLQVRLSTFDSKRPFSPILTYSIDLLEMWGTKDVFVGIISTSINGSSFSNVYSWRFRVRHVLNSMHSLPANPHKDSDGFRTGKNKFCALTFLAGLIFGTGCGALFAFVVLFMWAILVSRHSVFPVECQVSPEDFRYEMVDVVVEKDNQFDKN; encoded by the coding sequence atggCTACTTTTTCCATTCATAGCTACCCTTTCTCTTTTAACCTTCAAATATTAATCTTTCTATTCTTTACAGCAAAACCCGTTTCCTCTTTTGCCCTTCAAAATAACCCCAATTTTGATCCCTACATTTCCCTCTTTGGGGATGCCAGGGTCGAAAATGGAAGCTCAAATGTCATCCTCACGCGCTCTCACGCGCCGAGTTCTGGTCTTTTATTGCTGGACAAGCCCTTCAAGTTTGTAGGTGAACCGGTGTCGTTTTCAACTGAGTTTACCTTCTCTTTATCACCTGGTAATGCTGATGGTTTAGCTCTAGTTTTTGTTCCTAATGGATTTCAAGCAAGGTTTACAAGTCAAGGATCATTTGGTCTTTTTGGTGAAAACATGTATTTGGGTATTGAATTTGATACTCAAAAAGATGATAAAGTTGGTGACTTCAATGCGAATCATATAGGAATTGACATTAATAGCCTTGAATCTATTAAAGTTAGTAACTTGTCATCATCATCAATGGTGTTAAACAATGGTGAACCATTGAAATCTTGGGTTGATTATGATTCAAGTTCTAAGCTTTTACAAGTTAGGTTAAGTACATTTGATTCAAAAAGGCCTTTTAGTCCAATTCTAACATACTCTATTGATTTGTTAGAAATGTGGGGTACTAAAGATGTTTTTGTTGGTATAATATCAACATCTATTAATGGATCTTCTTTCAGTAATGTTTATTCATGGAGGTTTAGGGTTAGACATGTTTTGAATTCGATGCATTCATTGCCTGCAAATCCACATAAGGATAGTGATGGATTTAGAACAGGGAAGAACAAGTTTTGTGCACTTACATTCTTGGCAGGGTTGATTTTTGGTACCGGATGTGGAGCTTTGTTCGCATTCGTGGTGTTGTTTATGTGGGCGATTTTGGTTAGTAGGCATTCGGTGTTCCCGGTTGAATGTCAAGTGAGTCCCGAAGATTTTAGGTACGAGATGGTCGATGTGGTTGTAGAGAAAGACAATCAATTCGATAAGAATTAG